A section of the Spirosoma pollinicola genome encodes:
- a CDS encoding DNA cytosine methyltransferase → MNKKYNYIDLFAGCGGLSLGLHNSGWQGVFAVEKNKDAFLTLKHNLIDKRKHFIWPDWLPQTNLDIDQVLKDHKENLENLAGSISLVVGGPPCQGFSVAGLRKEGDQRNNLIHSYIKFIEIVKPEMIFFENVKGFTLEFKKNKKGGIKYSEFVLKALRDLGYKVKGELTELSVYGVPQRRTRFILAGVRSDVKSTIDVDDFFKITKKNSANFLRKKGISINTNLSEAISDIQKSNGYIDSSENKNFKAGIYGNPESSYQKYIREDCENLFPNSHRFANHKKEIIEKFEMILQSPNKNISINKELREKFNIKKHRVVPLSKTEKCPTLTTLPDDFIHYSEPRILTVREYARIQTFPDWYEFLGQYTTGGKRRVNEVPRYTQIGNAIPPLFGEQSGLTLKKIIDNAATSTGA, encoded by the coding sequence ATGAATAAAAAATATAATTATATTGATTTATTCGCTGGATGCGGGGGGCTATCATTAGGCTTGCACAATTCAGGCTGGCAGGGTGTATTCGCGGTAGAAAAAAATAAAGATGCTTTTTTAACATTAAAACATAATCTAATAGATAAAAGAAAGCATTTTATATGGCCTGATTGGTTGCCACAGACCAACCTTGACATAGATCAAGTACTTAAAGATCACAAAGAAAATTTAGAAAATTTGGCGGGAAGCATAAGCCTAGTGGTTGGTGGACCGCCTTGTCAAGGATTTTCTGTGGCAGGGTTACGCAAAGAAGGAGACCAAAGAAACAATCTAATACACTCATACATTAAATTCATAGAAATCGTTAAACCTGAAATGATTTTTTTTGAAAATGTAAAAGGTTTTACACTGGAATTTAAAAAGAACAAAAAAGGTGGAATAAAATATTCTGAATTTGTTCTTAAGGCACTTAGAGATTTGGGCTACAAAGTAAAAGGAGAATTAACAGAACTTTCCGTATATGGTGTCCCGCAACGGAGAACAAGATTTATACTTGCGGGTGTTAGAAGCGATGTAAAAAGTACAATAGATGTTGACGATTTTTTTAAAATAACAAAAAAAAATAGTGCAAATTTCCTAAGAAAAAAAGGAATATCTATTAACACAAACCTTTCGGAAGCTATCTCGGATATACAGAAAAGTAATGGTTACATAGATTCTAGTGAAAATAAAAATTTCAAAGCGGGTATCTATGGAAATCCAGAATCTAGTTACCAAAAATATATAAGAGAAGATTGTGAAAACCTGTTTCCAAATAGTCATAGATTTGCAAATCATAAAAAAGAAATCATAGAAAAATTTGAAATGATTCTTCAATCACCAAATAAAAATATAAGTATTAATAAAGAATTAAGAGAAAAATTTAATATTAAAAAACACAGAGTAGTTCCATTATCTAAAACAGAGAAATGCCCTACTTTAACAACTTTACCTGACGATTTTATTCACTACTCTGAACCAAGAATATTAACTGTAAGGGAATATGCACGTATTCAAACATTCCCCGATTGGTACGAATTTCTTGGACAGTATACAACAGGTGGAAAAAGGCGAGTGAATGAAGTGCCAAGATATACCCAAATAGGAAATGCAATTCCGCCGTTATTTGGTGAACAAAGTGGATTAACTCTTAAGAAAATAATTGATAATGCAGCCACGTCCACAGGAGCTTAG
- a CDS encoding type IV secretory system conjugative DNA transfer family protein has translation MGFRQGYESGQFYGSLFVNVFKYIILPAVCAFVVYLLLDVAIEVVLKDMLHQAKPAFVRKAELWIYGALFLFFLYLLAGGRLSKPSIAQASVTTRTGLKVARGVYNLATLEGDIPMIKITKPTHHNLIAGSPGSGKSFSIIEPMLLQAMQQGKAGLVYDYKFPTFAKLVAASVAKGVTPFYINFDDLTYSHRVNPIHPQVMTEMAYARQFATTVVKNLAGQGGDTNGFFIDSAIGYLSLLFWYLRTEHPAFCTIPHAILLAFQDTEQVVGLLETSRDPVTRTSVRPIRTALKSSKQLAAIEGTLQQKLQTLISAKLFWVLSGDDVRLNLNEPDEKKVLVLGNNSSLDEVYSPVLALLASVALKEMNQPGKAESIFMVDEFPTIYLPRFETYPATCRSNGVEVTIGIQDFSQMEERYGRNMKNAIMGTLGNQFFGMQANLESAKYVSELWGKEEVQATSTSQSEATGGTRPGGNTGQSVSLTERQRIKVQDVSNLKQGEFYGKLFQSDFSTFKARIKAVERPTGAEWKPFSQVTDELIEQNFSRIEQEITTLMQRLPLEPLKSVIPVPAATPTPKTNRPESDLADDF, from the coding sequence ATGGGCTTTCGACAAGGGTATGAATCCGGCCAGTTTTACGGCAGTTTATTCGTTAACGTTTTCAAGTATATCATCCTACCGGCAGTGTGTGCCTTTGTGGTCTATTTACTGTTAGATGTGGCTATCGAAGTCGTTCTAAAAGACATGCTGCACCAGGCTAAACCGGCCTTCGTCCGAAAAGCAGAACTCTGGATTTATGGGGCACTCTTTCTATTTTTTCTCTACCTACTAGCCGGGGGGCGGCTGAGTAAACCCAGCATTGCCCAGGCCAGCGTGACCACGCGCACCGGTTTAAAAGTGGCGCGGGGCGTGTACAATCTGGCTACGCTGGAAGGGGATATTCCCATGATCAAAATTACTAAGCCCACCCACCATAATTTAATTGCCGGATCACCCGGCAGCGGGAAGAGTTTCAGCATCATTGAACCCATGCTGCTACAAGCTATGCAACAGGGGAAAGCGGGGTTAGTGTATGATTATAAGTTTCCCACCTTCGCCAAACTGGTCGCTGCCAGCGTTGCCAAAGGGGTAACCCCCTTTTACATCAATTTTGATGATTTGACCTATTCGCACCGGGTTAACCCGATTCACCCCCAGGTGATGACCGAAATGGCTTACGCCAGGCAGTTCGCTACGACCGTGGTTAAAAACTTAGCCGGGCAGGGTGGCGACACGAACGGTTTTTTTATTGATTCGGCTATTGGCTACCTGAGTTTGCTGTTCTGGTATTTACGCACCGAACACCCGGCTTTCTGTACCATTCCCCACGCCATTCTGTTAGCCTTTCAAGATACTGAACAGGTCGTTGGGCTGTTAGAAACTAGCCGAGACCCGGTCACCCGCACCTCAGTACGGCCCATTCGTACAGCTTTAAAATCGAGTAAGCAGTTAGCCGCCATTGAAGGCACGTTACAGCAAAAGCTTCAAACGTTGATTTCGGCCAAACTCTTTTGGGTGTTATCGGGGGATGATGTGCGGCTGAATCTGAATGAGCCCGACGAGAAGAAAGTATTAGTGCTGGGTAACAATTCGAGCCTGGATGAAGTGTACAGCCCGGTACTGGCTTTACTGGCCAGCGTCGCCCTAAAAGAAATGAACCAACCCGGCAAGGCCGAGAGTATTTTTATGGTGGATGAATTCCCGACCATTTACCTGCCCCGTTTTGAAACCTACCCGGCGACGTGTCGGAGTAACGGGGTCGAAGTAACGATTGGTATTCAGGACTTTTCCCAAATGGAAGAGCGCTACGGGCGCAACATGAAAAACGCCATCATGGGCACATTAGGCAATCAATTCTTTGGGATGCAAGCTAATTTAGAATCCGCTAAATACGTCTCTGAACTGTGGGGCAAAGAGGAAGTACAAGCCACTTCGACCAGTCAAAGCGAAGCGACTGGCGGCACCCGCCCAGGGGGTAATACCGGCCAGTCCGTGAGTTTGACGGAACGCCAGCGCATCAAAGTGCAAGACGTATCGAATCTCAAACAGGGCGAGTTTTACGGGAAGCTGTTTCAAAGCGATTTCAGCACCTTCAAGGCCAGAATCAAAGCGGTCGAGCGGCCAACCGGGGCGGAGTGGAAACCTTTTAGTCAAGTAACCGACGAGCTGATTGAGCAGAATTTTAGCCGCATTGAGCAGGAGATTACCACGCTCATGCAGCGGCTACCACTGGAACCGCTCAAGTCGGTAATACCTGTCCCTGCGGCTACACCTACTCCTAAAACGAACCGACCAGAATCAGACTTAGCCGACGATTTTTAA
- a CDS encoding DUF5712 family protein has product MQTKFTSPIKGNNKGSCLRLATYLEKENGQKAELEKSYFFSVDRDRCNKWEVVQQIDNNAKGQGLERKDDRFYSLVISPSQAELAQIGNDPQQLKAYTRQVMENYAANFNKGVSSQDLVWYAKIEHERKHGFDNPEVKAGLSQAGELKEGDQRHIHILVSRCATRENGHVLQAERTLTNADRTMSLSPMTNQRGAGQGAVKSGFDREDFYRANERSFDQMSGYQRSREESYDYCNGITSGKQLQYERSAAQQDRSIGQSIGASRSQELNKSKQIDRSAEEYLGY; this is encoded by the coding sequence ATGCAGACTAAATTTACCAGCCCAATTAAAGGAAATAATAAGGGAAGTTGTTTACGATTAGCCACGTATTTAGAAAAAGAAAACGGTCAAAAAGCTGAATTAGAAAAAAGTTATTTTTTTTCGGTTGACCGAGACCGTTGTAATAAATGGGAAGTCGTGCAGCAGATTGATAACAACGCCAAAGGTCAGGGTCTGGAGCGCAAAGACGACCGGTTTTATTCCCTGGTAATTAGTCCCAGCCAGGCCGAACTAGCCCAGATCGGCAACGACCCGCAGCAGCTCAAAGCGTACACTCGTCAGGTGATGGAGAACTACGCGGCCAACTTTAATAAAGGGGTGAGCAGTCAAGACCTGGTCTGGTACGCCAAGATCGAGCACGAACGTAAACACGGGTTTGACAACCCCGAAGTAAAGGCCGGATTGTCCCAAGCGGGCGAGTTGAAGGAAGGCGACCAGCGGCATATTCATATCCTGGTTTCCCGTTGTGCCACCCGCGAGAACGGCCACGTTCTGCAAGCCGAGCGGACGCTAACCAACGCCGACCGAACGATGAGTTTATCCCCCATGACCAACCAGCGCGGAGCCGGGCAGGGAGCCGTGAAAAGCGGCTTCGACCGGGAGGATTTTTACCGAGCCAACGAACGCAGCTTTGACCAAATGAGCGGCTACCAGCGTAGCCGGGAAGAGTCCTATGATTACTGCAACGGCATTACCAGCGGGAAGCAACTCCAATACGAGCGGAGTGCCGCACAACAGGACCGCAGTATAGGCCAATCAATAGGAGCCAGCCGCAGCCAGGAATTAAATAAATCCAAACAAATTGACCGATCCGCTGAAGAATATCTCGGCTACTAA